The genomic region AAGCCCAGCAATCACTGCAAGTATCTCTACGAGGCCGTCATTCATGCCAAAGATTATCGATCTCGTATAGTTGAGCCTTCCCTCGTGCTTTTGTGTTTCCTCAAGCAGCATGCTTTCATGCTCCTCCTCGTCGCGTATTATTTCGCGTACCTTTTCCATCGTGGATTCTTCAAACTTGACGCTTTTGATCGCGTTTTTGTACTCCTGGAGCCCTAGCCTTTCGTTCCTCTCCAGCAGCTTTGTTACGAAAGCTATCCCGAAAAGCCGCCTGCCAAGCACGTACAGCCATATCTTCAGCCTTGTCAGCGCGCCAAGACTGACGCTGCCTGCCCTGACGCCAAGGATTGAGGCCCATATCTTTGTGTGCTTCAGTTCCGTATCCTTCAGCTTTCTTACAAGCTTCTTTGTTTCAGGGTTTTTTTCGCTCCTGTATATGCTGCTATAAAGCGTGAAATCTGATATCTCATCCTTAAGGAAGTCGAATTCGCGTTCCCTTGCGCTCTTTTTCTGCATAATCCACCAACTGCTATATAGTCTTTAATACTTGCCATCTGCAAATATTAAAATATGATGCTCTTATACGAGCTTGCAGTATTCTTTATCGCTGCCCTGGGCATAAGCATAATAGGAAACATCGTAGGCATAGGCGGTGGCGTTTTCCTAATGGTAATATTCCTATTCGCCTTCAAGCTGAGCCCCGTATTCGCAGGCGGATTAAGCCTTGTAACAATAATAGCCAGCACGGCTGCAGGATCGGTCTTCAACAGCAAGGAAGGAGCAATAAGCAGGAGCCTGTTCTATGCAGTGGCCATAGCGGCGTCATTGGGAGCAATAGCCGGCTCCGTAACGAGCTATTTCGTGCCTATAAAGTCTTTCGATGTGGTATTCGGTGCGATAATATTCTTGGTGGGCCTTTTTTCGTTGGTTTCTACAAGGCTTGAGGTAAAGCGCAACAGATCAAAAAGCTACATACGCAGGAGCTTTGCGGACTATGCGAGGAGCAAGGCTTCAATGCGCAGCATAACCTCATTGCACGTAGGCAAGGACGTATACGCCATCTCTTTCATAGCAGGCATAATATCCGGCCTTTTCGGCATAGGAATAGGCGGAATCATGGGCACCTTCCTGACTGCAATAAAGCATGTGCAGCCAAAAGTTGCCTTCTCGACCATCGTCGCTGCAATGATAGCAACATCGGTTGTAGGCGCTGTGGTCCATTTCATAAAGCCAGGGGTAGAGTTATCCGAACTGTGGCTTGCCGTCCCGCTGATACTGGGAGCAGTGATAGGAGGCGCCACTGGCGCAAAGGTTTCTGAAAAGATAAATTTCACGCATTTGAGGAGCTTTCAGGCAAGCGTGGTAATGTTTTTCGGGGCATTGTCATTGCTGATCGGCCTGCTGTCATACATCGCTGCATAAGCCATGCAATGCGCTCCATGGTGCCTGCACAAAATAAATAAATAATTAGATTAGAAATTTGAAGTGATTTTATGGATGTCGAATCAAAAATAGCAGTATTGAAGAGCTTTGCAGCTGAAATAGTGACGGAGCAGGAGCTTGAAGAGCTGCTTGGCTCAAACGCGCATCCGCTCGTGTACGACGGCTTCGAGCCTTCCGGCCTTGCGCATCTTCCATTCGGCATCTACAGGTCCAAGAACATAAAAAAGATGCTTGACATAGGCATGAAGTTCAACATTTACATTGCGGACTATTTTGCATTTGTTAACAAGAAGATGGGCGGAAACATAGACCACATACGCGATGTGGGCAGATACTTTATAGAAGTATGGAAGGCCGCAGGGATAGATAGCAGCAAGGTGAACATAGTTTGGTCAAAGGATCTTATGAACGATTTCGGGTACTGGGAGTGCTTCATGACCGCAGGAAAGCAGATATCCCTTGACAGGGTGAGGCGCGCGACAACCATAATGGGCAGGAAGGAAGGCGAAGCCCTGGAAGCCGCACAGCTATTCTACCCCGTAATGCAGGTGACTGACGTAATAAGGATGGGCATTGACATATGCCAGCTAGGTATGGACCAGCGAAAGGCAAACATGCTTGCAAGGGAGGTTACAAAAAAACTTGGCCTTAAAGTGCCGGTCGCAGTGCACCACAAGTATATACTTGGCCTAAAGGGTGCGCCCAAAAACCTTATGTCCATGAGCGACGACGAAGCCATTTCATACAAGATGTCAAAGTCAGATCCGAAAAGCAGCATACTGGTACATGATTCTGAGGAAACAATAAAAGAAAAGGTCATGTCGGCATATTGCCCTGAGCGCGTCATAGAGGGCAATCCCATGTTTGATTATCTGGAAAACCTGATAGTGGATGACAAAGGCGCCCCGATAAGGATTGAACGCTCCGAGAAGTATGGCGGGCCAATCGAGGCAAAGGATTACGAAGAACTAGAAAGGCTTTACAGGGAGGGCAAAGTGCACCCATATGACCTTAAAATGTACGTGGCTGAGGCATTGAATGTACTTGTCAAGCCGATAAGGGAGCATTTCGAAAAGAACAAGGCTGCAAAAGAACTGTACGAAAAGGTTAAATCTTACCAGATAACGCGCTGAGCATGCAGGCTTAGCCGCCTATCTGGTCTATGCTTTTTAAAGTCAGTGCTTTTAGGTACTCTTTCTTGACCTCAATCAAAACGCTCTTTATTATTGTATTGTCCGAGCTCTCTGAAATCTTTGCATTAAGCATTCTTATTATAACACTGGGCTTTTCTATCTTGATATTGAGGTCAAGAAGGCCTTTCTCAAGCTTTTTAATGTAAGCATCAATATCATCCTTGCTGATCGACGGGCTTTCTACGATCTCGGTCACCGTTTCGTCAAGCAACTTTTTGGCTCTCTCTATTGCATTCAAGTCTGTAAGCTTGATGTCTTTGAAGCCTGGTTTTCTTTGCTTTGTCCTGCTTGCCATGTTATGCACTTTTTGCTGCATTATTTGCGCAGCATAGCTTTTGAATTCTTCATGCCGTTAAGCTCCGCCTTTATCTCTTCTATTACAACATTGAACTCTTTGCTTGATACAATATCCTTATAAGCCGGATCATTGAGGTTATTGCCCCTTATAAGTGTGCGCGTAAGATGTGTTTCGAAATCCCTTTTCAGGCTAAGTTCTTCATTCTGCCACAATTTTATCGCATTATCTAGAGAGGTTGCATATTCGTCCGCATTGCCCCTTCTTTTGACGTATGCCGTAAATACTTCACTGATTATGGCTATCTGGGTATGCATCTTGTCCAACGTCCTTTCCTTCAACTCTTCTATCCTGCTGGATTTTACTGCAATCGGCTCCTTTTTAATTCTGTATTCGGCGATTTCAGCTATTGACTTGTATATGATTGTTGCAATACCCTCTTCTTTCTCAACCGGGGACAGTCCAGTGAGTTTTACCTCTACGTTTTCGTAATTTTTATATCCCTTCATTAGCTCACTACGCCTATTTAATATACCTTTTATTATTTATTTAAATGTTTTTATGAGCCGGTTTATAAATTATTCGGATTAATTTATAAATTAATATACATACGCGATGCACGATGGAAAATCTCATTTCGGAAGTGCTCTCCTATTCGATGGATAGCACATGGTGGGCGCTGAATGCCAACAAAAGAAAAGAAGTGCTCGAAAACGCTGCATTGCTGCTTTCATCATGGAAGCGGAAGAGCAATGCGGCAAAGGCAGGCATCTACGCTTCGCTTAGGCACGATTCAGACCTGATAGTTTGGCTTATGGCCCCTGAAGCGGAGTCAATCCTCAATGCAAAGGCGCAGATTGAAAAGCTGTTTTCGAAATATGGCACACACGCTGACGGATTCCTTTCAGTATATGCGCAGGGAAAGGAGCGCCTGCCTACAAAACAGCACCGTTACTTTGTTGCCTACCCGATGAGCAAGCTTCCGGAATGGTACCTGCTTGGCGAATCGGAGCGGAAAGCCATAGTGGCTGAGCATGTGAAAATTGCGGTTAACAGCAGCCATAACAACGGTGTTATCTCTTATACAACTGAATCTTTCGGAATAGGCGACAATGAATTTGTGGTTATCTATGAGCTCAAGGACCTTCCCAGTTGGGTCAGCGTCACTAAGGAGCTCAGAAGCGCAAGGGCCAGGAAGTGGATAAGCAACGAATCGCCAATATTGGTTGGCGCCAATGATCTAAGCGCATTGTGGTGCAAGTGATGTACGGAGTATTGCTGATGGCTTATGGAACGCCCCAAGGGTTGAATGGCATAAGCGACTATTATACAAACATAATGAAAGGCAAAAGCCCCACTAAAGAGCAGCTTAAGCGCCTTACTGACAGGTATAAGGCCATCGGAGGCAAATCGCCGCTGCTGGAAGTTACAAGAAGCCAGGCCGAAAAGCTTCAGAAAAAGATTGCACGTTCAGATTCTGAGACCAAGGTTTTCTACGGCATGAAGTATTCAAAGCCTTACGTGTACGATGCGCTTTTGGAAGCAAAGTCCTTTGACGTGGACAAGCTGATATGCATTCCCATAGCGCCGTTCTACTCTGCAATAGGCACTGGAAGCTATTATGAGCATGTGGACAATGCGCTTGCGGCTTTGAGCTACAAGCCGGCGCTAATCAAGGTAGCCTCATGGAACTTGCAAACAGGCTTAATAAAGGCATGGACCGACTGCGTTTCGGCATTGAAGCTTGGAAAGAGCGACGTAATGGTCTTCACCGCACACAGCATGCCTGCCACAAAACGCGATGACCTGTCAGTGTACAGGAAGCAGATCCTTCAGACATGCAATGCTGTCCAAAGCAGTTTCGGAAACCGATGGGCATTGAGCTTCCAAAGCGCTGCGGACATGCCTGGCAATTGGATAGGGCCTGATGCAGGCACCCAGATAAGCGGCCTTGCGCGCAACGGCGTGAAAAGCATTGCAATAATACCGATAGGCTTTGTCGCGGACAACCTTGAAACGATGTATGATGTTGGCATTGCCTACAAGGCCCTTGCGGAAGGCCTTGGAATGAAGTGCAAGATTTCAGGAATGCCAAACGATTCGGAAGGGATAATAGATGCACTTTATGGCGTGTATGCAGATGCGATCAGGCGCTTCTAGCTTTTATCTGCGTTGACTTGACAATCTCAACAACCTGCTTAAGGTTCTGGTATGGCGTTTCCTTAAGCACACCATGCCCAAGGTTGAAGATGAATCCGTATCTGTCTCCTGCTGCTTCAAGGATATCTTTTGTTGCGCGAACCATTTCATCGCCGCCCTTCACTGCAAGCTCTGGGCTCAGGTTGCCCTGTATTGCTACTTTATCGCCTATTGCTTCGATAGCTTCGCCAATGCTGATGTCAGACCCTATGCTTATTGCGTTGCATCCGAGGCCTGAGAATTCCTTCAAAAATCCTCCTGTTCGCGAAGAAAAGTATATTTTCGGAACGTTTGATGGCAGCCCTTCAAATACAAGCTTGGCATAAGGCATTACGTGCTTTACGTATAATTCTTTCGGGAGCAGGCCTGCCCAGCTGTCAAATAGCTGCACCGCATCTGCGCCTGCACGTATCTGGGAATGCAAATAGCCCAACGTCATTTCCGTAGCAAATGACATAGCCTTGTGCCATTCCCTCTGGCTGTTCCGCATGAGCCCTATGCAGCGTTCGAAGGTCCTGGAAGGCCTGCCCTCAAAAACGTAGCTGAGCAGGGTAAAAGGCCCTGCAGCGAAGCCTATCAATGGTATTGAAGCCGGCAACGCCGATTTTACCGCCTCGATGTTTTTGAGCACATACGGTGCGTTGTACTCGCATTTAAACTGCGACAATTCCTTGAGTTCATCTGCGCTCTCGATAAGCCTGCCCATTACCGGGCCTATGCTTTCCTCAATCCTAACGTCATAGCCGGATGCCTTAAGCGGTATCATTATGTCTGCGTATAATATCGCGGCGTCTACTCCAAGCATTTCTATCGGCAGCATGGTTATCCTAGATGCAGCGACAGGATTTGCTTGTATATCGAGCACGTTTATGCCATTTTTTATCTGGTTGTATCCTGGAAGATAGCGCCCTGCCTGGCGCATAAACCATACCGGATGCCTTTCAACGCTCTTGCCGAAGCATGCACGCATAAATATGCTGTCCCTCGCTTCCATTTACCCACCATTTACCATTTTTAGCGCTCCTTCTACGGTATTGCTGCCTGTAAGCTTTCTGATCCTGAAAAGGCTTTTTGCCATGTCATACGTTGCACGGCCTATGCATATTGCCGTTTTGGATTTCAGGGCCTCGATTTGCCGCGCGTCAATGCTTGCCCTAAGCGCTTCCACCTCTGAAGGGCTGAATAGCATAACATGCGTTATGCTTGACAGCTCCTTGGGACTAAGCTCAACCTTGTTGATCAAAGTGTCATATATATGGGCTTCCTCCACTGTTGCACCGCGAGCAAGAATTGCACCATAGTCGTTTTTGCTCAAATTGCTGCCGAATACCACAACAATTTTGCCTTTTAATCTCTCGGCAAGAAGCCTGGCTATTATTTTCGAAATTCCGCCGGTTCGCGGCGCAAAGGCAACGCGCACGCCTAAGCCCTTCAATAGCCCTGCGGTGGTTGTGCCGCTTGCAAATACCTTAGATCTGCATTTTTTAAGCGCAGGCATGGATGTTTCCATGCAGTGCACAGCGTTCCTGGAAGAAAATATTACGTATGCAGCTGCACTAGCCATCGCGCATAGCTTTTCCTTGTCGATGCTGTTGCATTTTATTTTTATTGCCTCTTTTGCCACGACTCCAAGCCCTGACGATCTTATCATATGGATGGCGCCGCGGCTCTCTGCTTCAGGCCTGAGCAACAATATGACCGCTTTTTTACCCTTCATTCAAGTGCACCACACTTGCCTGCTTAGCTAACACTATTTTACCATGCCAAGTTTAAATGTTTTAGGCATTTGGCAAGGGAACGCCAATGAGGAAAAAGTAATTTAGCATTAACCACATCAATAGTATGGAGTCATTTTGTTTGACTTGGCAGGTGCGCACATATGATGCATAAAAAAACAAAGGACATTGACAGCTTAATGAATGATATAAGCGAGGCCGAAAGCAAGGACAGCGCTGGTACGGGCGAAAGCAGTATTGAAACGCTTGAAAACGCGCCTTATGCATCCGAGAGCGTTGAAGAGCATGGAAGAATCAACTTTGACAAGTTCAATGCGGTTGATTTAAGGGTTGCAAAGATAATAGGCGTGGAAAAGCACCCAGGCACCAGGAAAGCAATGTACAAGCTAACTGTAGATCTTGGGCCGCTTGGAATAAGAACCATAGTGGCTGGAATAGCAGACTTTTACGGAAGGGACGAACTTTTGGGCAAAAAAATAATAGTGGTTGCAAATCTGGCGCCAAGGGAGATTGCAGGGATCGTCTCGGATGGCATGCTTCTTGCAGCAGAGGACGAGCTCAATATAGCGCTTATAGTGCCCGACAAGGATGCAGCCCCAGGAAGCAGGATTCATTAAATAGGACAAAAAGCCTTGTTTTATCTGCAGGTTTAATACTTACCTTCGTTGCTGTCATCATCGTTTTCCGCTTTGCGCTTCAGCTTTTTGTAAGCATCGTAATCGCTTGTTATTCCAACAGAGTATTTTTTCCCGTATTTGCCTGGCGGCTTTAGCTCTTTTCCATCAATGTACGATTTTACCCCAAGAGAATTATCAATTGCTGCAGAGTCTCTCAGGATATCGTTTCCTCGTTCATTCATGACTACAAAATTAATTTCAGCTATAACGCCGGTGAGCAGTTCCTCAACCTTATTTAAAGATTCCGCTGCATTATTGCCGCCTTTGTACTTTTCGTCGTAAAAACGTTTTGTTTCTTCTAAAAACTTTTTTGCCTGATCGGTATTGAAAAAATACTCGGTAATATCTTTTGGGTTCCTCATGCCTTTCTCATATTCGCTTAATGCGAACTTTTTTGCTTCCTCTAACGTCTGTGCAACAAGCGTTGCAAATTCCCTGTTTTCAAGTATTGATTTGTCTTTGACCCTTACATCAAACGTTTCCCCGTATTCGCTTTTGCCATTTGCTTTTTTGTCATCTTCTTTTTTTCTTTTTGGTGCCATAGAGCTGCCTCTTAAAATTGAATTATAGGATTGCGAGGTTCCAGATATTTATCCTTTTTGGCTGCGCTGCCAAGGCTACAATGCTAGATCCTTAGGCAGGCCCAGGAATGGAAAAGCATTGCGATGCAACGCCCTGCGGATTAGCTGCTTTTTATTTTTACTACCTCTATCTGGAACACAAGGGTTTTGCCTGCTAGCAGCGGGTTGAAATCC from Candidatus Marsarchaeota archaeon harbors:
- a CDS encoding VIT1/CCC1 family protein; this translates as MQKKSAREREFDFLKDEISDFTLYSSIYRSEKNPETKKLVRKLKDTELKHTKIWASILGVRAGSVSLGALTRLKIWLYVLGRRLFGIAFVTKLLERNERLGLQEYKNAIKSVKFEESTMEKVREIIRDEEEHESMLLEETQKHEGRLNYTRSIIFGMNDGLVEILAVIAGLAMIATSSLIVALTGIIVGVSGTLSMAAGAYISSKSERVMQESLEETSSVPTKPTNEAYYTGIFYFAGALVATYPFILGFSGYAGIAISVVSVAIVLSIASSMIALISDTSIKRRVGEMLVLSLGTAFVTALIGFIVRVVFGIAISA
- a CDS encoding TSUP family transporter, with protein sequence MMLLYELAVFFIAALGISIIGNIVGIGGGVFLMVIFLFAFKLSPVFAGGLSLVTIIASTAAGSVFNSKEGAISRSLFYAVAIAASLGAIAGSVTSYFVPIKSFDVVFGAIIFLVGLFSLVSTRLEVKRNRSKSYIRRSFADYARSKASMRSITSLHVGKDVYAISFIAGIISGLFGIGIGGIMGTFLTAIKHVQPKVAFSTIVAAMIATSVVGAVVHFIKPGVELSELWLAVPLILGAVIGGATGAKVSEKINFTHLRSFQASVVMFFGALSLLIGLLSYIAA
- a CDS encoding tyrosine--tRNA ligase — encoded protein: MDVESKIAVLKSFAAEIVTEQELEELLGSNAHPLVYDGFEPSGLAHLPFGIYRSKNIKKMLDIGMKFNIYIADYFAFVNKKMGGNIDHIRDVGRYFIEVWKAAGIDSSKVNIVWSKDLMNDFGYWECFMTAGKQISLDRVRRATTIMGRKEGEALEAAQLFYPVMQVTDVIRMGIDICQLGMDQRKANMLAREVTKKLGLKVPVAVHHKYILGLKGAPKNLMSMSDDEAISYKMSKSDPKSSILVHDSEETIKEKVMSAYCPERVIEGNPMFDYLENLIVDDKGAPIRIERSEKYGGPIEAKDYEELERLYREGKVHPYDLKMYVAEALNVLVKPIREHFEKNKAAKELYEKVKSYQITR
- a CDS encoding chlorite dismutase family protein, with product MENLISEVLSYSMDSTWWALNANKRKEVLENAALLLSSWKRKSNAAKAGIYASLRHDSDLIVWLMAPEAESILNAKAQIEKLFSKYGTHADGFLSVYAQGKERLPTKQHRYFVAYPMSKLPEWYLLGESERKAIVAEHVKIAVNSSHNNGVISYTTESFGIGDNEFVVIYELKDLPSWVSVTKELRSARARKWISNESPILVGANDLSALWCK
- the hemH gene encoding ferrochelatase; the protein is MYGVLLMAYGTPQGLNGISDYYTNIMKGKSPTKEQLKRLTDRYKAIGGKSPLLEVTRSQAEKLQKKIARSDSETKVFYGMKYSKPYVYDALLEAKSFDVDKLICIPIAPFYSAIGTGSYYEHVDNALAALSYKPALIKVASWNLQTGLIKAWTDCVSALKLGKSDVMVFTAHSMPATKRDDLSVYRKQILQTCNAVQSSFGNRWALSFQSAADMPGNWIGPDAGTQISGLARNGVKSIAIIPIGFVADNLETMYDVGIAYKALAEGLGMKCKISGMPNDSEGIIDALYGVYADAIRRF
- the hemE gene encoding uroporphyrinogen decarboxylase, which translates into the protein MEARDSIFMRACFGKSVERHPVWFMRQAGRYLPGYNQIKNGINVLDIQANPVAASRITMLPIEMLGVDAAILYADIMIPLKASGYDVRIEESIGPVMGRLIESADELKELSQFKCEYNAPYVLKNIEAVKSALPASIPLIGFAAGPFTLLSYVFEGRPSRTFERCIGLMRNSQREWHKAMSFATEMTLGYLHSQIRAGADAVQLFDSWAGLLPKELYVKHVMPYAKLVFEGLPSNVPKIYFSSRTGGFLKEFSGLGCNAISIGSDISIGEAIEAIGDKVAIQGNLSPELAVKGGDEMVRATKDILEAAGDRYGFIFNLGHGVLKETPYQNLKQVVEIVKSTQIKARSA
- a CDS encoding uroporphyrinogen-III synthase, with amino-acid sequence MKGKKAVILLLRPEAESRGAIHMIRSSGLGVVAKEAIKIKCNSIDKEKLCAMASAAAYVIFSSRNAVHCMETSMPALKKCRSKVFASGTTTAGLLKGLGVRVAFAPRTGGISKIIARLLAERLKGKIVVVFGSNLSKNDYGAILARGATVEEAHIYDTLINKVELSPKELSSITHVMLFSPSEVEALRASIDARQIEALKSKTAICIGRATYDMAKSLFRIRKLTGSNTVEGALKMVNGG
- a CDS encoding methionine--tRNA ligase subunit beta; protein product: MMHKKTKDIDSLMNDISEAESKDSAGTGESSIETLENAPYASESVEEHGRINFDKFNAVDLRVAKIIGVEKHPGTRKAMYKLTVDLGPLGIRTIVAGIADFYGRDELLGKKIIVVANLAPREIAGIVSDGMLLAAEDELNIALIVPDKDAAPGSRIH